The following proteins are co-located in the Brevibacillus laterosporus DSM 25 genome:
- a CDS encoding beta-ketoacyl synthase N-terminal-like domain-containing protein has protein sequence MKNYSQPELYITGIGVTSTIAQGKEGFSSALLRGEHAFGVMKRPGRQKETSFIGAEIASLSDPQALSKKLLRKASFSGHVAMITLHEAWMEANLDAAEPARIGLVIGGSNIQQRDVLQTFETYKDRSVFIPPTYGISFMDSDLCGLCTEQFGIQGPAYTVGGASASGQLAVIQAIQAVLLDQVDICIAMGALCDISYLECQAFRALGAMGTERYAEDPAKACRPFDENRDGFIYGESCGVVVIERQNTALSRKVKPYAKVSGWAVQMDGNRNPNPSYDGEVHVIQKALNKARLTPKDIDYINPHGTGSIVGDEIELKAIRNCQLDHAYINATKSITGHGLSAAGTVEIISTVLQMKESRLHPTRNLENPIEPSFNWVREQSISHKIKHALSLSMGFGGINTAVCLQNLY, from the coding sequence GGTTTTTCTTCTGCATTGCTACGAGGAGAGCATGCCTTTGGAGTTATGAAGCGTCCAGGTAGACAAAAAGAGACTTCATTTATCGGGGCTGAGATTGCATCTTTGTCTGATCCGCAAGCACTCTCTAAAAAGTTACTTCGTAAAGCCTCTTTTTCAGGTCACGTAGCGATGATCACTCTTCATGAAGCATGGATGGAGGCCAATTTGGATGCAGCAGAGCCTGCACGTATCGGATTGGTAATCGGAGGTTCCAATATCCAACAGAGAGATGTGTTGCAAACCTTTGAAACCTATAAAGATCGCTCTGTTTTTATCCCCCCTACTTATGGCATATCCTTTATGGATAGCGACTTATGCGGGTTATGTACAGAACAGTTTGGGATTCAGGGGCCAGCTTATACGGTTGGGGGGGCGTCTGCAAGTGGTCAACTAGCTGTTATTCAGGCTATCCAGGCCGTTTTGTTAGATCAGGTTGATATTTGTATTGCTATGGGGGCATTGTGTGATATTTCCTATCTGGAATGTCAGGCATTCCGTGCGTTAGGTGCTATGGGGACAGAGCGCTATGCAGAAGATCCTGCAAAGGCTTGTCGTCCCTTTGATGAGAATAGGGATGGATTTATTTATGGAGAATCATGCGGAGTAGTCGTCATAGAACGACAAAACACAGCTCTTAGCCGCAAGGTCAAGCCGTATGCAAAAGTATCAGGTTGGGCTGTACAAATGGATGGAAATCGCAATCCTAATCCTTCTTACGATGGAGAGGTTCACGTGATACAGAAGGCATTGAATAAAGCAAGATTAACACCCAAAGATATTGATTATATAAACCCGCATGGAACAGGTTCGATCGTTGGGGACGAAATAGAACTTAAGGCAATTAGAAATTGCCAACTCGATCATGCTTACATTAATGCAACAAAATCTATTACTGGTCACGGACTAAGTGCTGCGGGTACAGTTGAAATTATTTCAACAGTGCTCCAGATGAAAGAGTCTCGGCTTCACCCCACTAGAAATTTGGAAAACCCGATAGAGCCTTCATTTAATTGGGTGCGAGAGCAGTCGATTTCACACAAGATTAAACATGCACTAAGTTTAAGCATGGGATTTGGTGGTATCAATACGGCAGTTTGTTTACAAAATTTGTATTAG
- a CDS encoding hydroxymethylglutaryl-CoA synthase family protein, translating into MVSVGIEAMNVFGGTAYLDVMQLAEYRKLDIGRFENLLMKEKSVALPYEDPITLGVNAAKPIVNSLSEEEKNRIELVVTCTESGIDFSKSISTYIHHYLGLNRNCRLFELKQACYSGTAGLQLAVNFVLSQISPGAKALVVATDISRFLIAGGDILSEEWSYAEPTGGAGAVAILVGENPSMFQVDVGANGYYGYEVMDTCRPVPDSEAGNADLSLLSYLDCCEQTFLEYQRRVVGVDYQKTFQYLSFHTPFGGMVKGAHRSMMRKILKAKSAEIESDFEQRVLPGLNYCQRIGNIMGASVLLSLASTIDNGDFDTAKRIGCFSYGSGCCSEFYSGVVTSQGQEHLRRFEIEKQLNERYHLSMDEYEELLRESGMVKFGTRNAKLDLNLFPEALKSNFGKQRLVLKEINEYHREYEWL; encoded by the coding sequence ATGGTTTCTGTTGGAATAGAAGCGATGAATGTTTTTGGTGGGACAGCATATCTGGATGTCATGCAGTTAGCAGAGTATCGAAAATTGGACATAGGTAGATTTGAAAATCTGTTAATGAAAGAAAAATCAGTGGCATTGCCATATGAAGATCCGATCACTTTGGGGGTCAATGCAGCAAAACCAATTGTGAATTCTTTATCTGAGGAGGAGAAAAATCGGATTGAATTGGTAGTTACCTGTACGGAATCAGGGATAGATTTTAGTAAATCAATAAGTACTTATATTCATCACTACTTGGGACTTAATCGGAATTGTCGTTTATTTGAGCTTAAGCAAGCTTGCTATTCAGGAACTGCCGGACTACAGTTAGCGGTTAATTTTGTGTTGTCCCAAATCTCACCTGGAGCAAAAGCTCTTGTCGTTGCAACTGATATTTCACGCTTCTTGATCGCTGGGGGGGACATTTTGTCAGAGGAATGGTCTTACGCAGAGCCAACCGGCGGAGCGGGGGCTGTTGCTATTCTCGTTGGAGAAAATCCTAGTATGTTTCAAGTAGATGTGGGGGCTAATGGGTATTATGGTTATGAGGTAATGGATACATGCCGTCCCGTTCCTGACAGCGAGGCAGGAAATGCGGATTTGTCCCTATTGTCTTATCTGGATTGTTGTGAACAGACTTTTTTAGAGTATCAAAGAAGAGTCGTTGGTGTTGATTATCAAAAGACATTCCAATATCTCAGCTTTCATACTCCTTTCGGAGGTATGGTGAAAGGGGCGCACCGTTCAATGATGCGGAAAATCCTTAAAGCCAAGTCTGCTGAGATAGAGTCTGACTTTGAACAGCGTGTGTTACCAGGACTGAATTATTGCCAGCGTATCGGTAACATTATGGGAGCCTCTGTGCTTTTATCACTTGCCAGCACGATTGATAATGGAGATTTTGATACAGCCAAAAGAATTGGCTGTTTTTCTTATGGGTCAGGGTGCTGTTCGGAATTCTATAGTGGGGTTGTAACCTCTCAAGGTCAGGAGCATTTGCGTCGCTTTGAGATTGAAAAACAGTTGAACGAGCGTTATCACCTATCTATGGACGAATATGAGGAACTATTAAGAGAAAGCGGCATGGTCAAATTCGGTACTAGGAATGCTAAGTTGGATTTAAATTTATTTCCAGAAGCACTAAAATCAAATTTCGGAAAGCAAAGATTAGTTTTAAAAGAAATCAATGAGTACCATAGAGAGTATGAGTGGTTATGA